The genomic interval tccaggaggtcacaaatagatggatacaactgagcgactggactgaactgaactgatgatggctggaatttttttttttccttaagacatTATCTTGTTCCTCCTTTCTACCTAAATACATACAATGATCCTGAAATTTGAAGTTTTTACTAAATATAAACttcctaaatattaatattttccaagGTCTCCAAATGAAGTTTGAATAAATTTCTGTCATTCAATGATTTATATCACCCAACaacaaaaacttttatttttatgtcccaCCAGGTGTCACATGTTTTAACTATTATACAAAACAGGCTTTGACAGAATCTCTTTTATGACTCattatatttccttattttctctcaCACATTCCCAGTGTATCTGATGAAATCTATTCAATAGCTAGGGCCCTTAAGTTAAGGGCTTTAATAATGGAAACCCCATGTAATAAGACTTTTTCTGTGAGCTGAGGATACCTTTCTCATGTTTACATTTAGTATGTGCTTAATTTTGTATCAATTATTATGAGTTACTTATTGGCTTTTCTTCTGTACTAGACTGTAAACTCAATACAGTGCTTGGCACAATACCTTATATACAAGTatcaataaatatgattttttaataaaattattgaatGGAGTGTAGTGATAAGTTAACATAGACTCCAACACAAGAGAACAAAGCTCTCACACTACGTGAGTTGAAATGAGTAAACAAAGAAATACTGGCCATACTTTTATACAGCGGGGACAGAGAGATGATTAAGGGAACAGTTGCTCCTCAGGGAGTGTGGATATTAGAGTGAGGAGAGATAGAGACAGAAAAATAGCTACTCACATCTTTTCATCTGAGGGACCTAGAACAGAAGATTCAACTTTCTAAAGTCCTGGACTGGGATTCAGATACATCCCTCTTTGTCCCCAAAACACCAGAGCTGTGTATTcttctcctctatttctctgtAGGGAAAATGGTTCTGGTGATGCAGGTGGGATAGTTCTAAGTTCTAACCTTGCAGGACTTCTTGTTGTTGTAGGGTCATAACCTAGAAGACTCTGTTGTAATAATTTTGAGTCACTGGTCCTGACTTCTGTTGAAGTCGATGGCCCCATGCAAATGTTGGTTGATGTGAATGGTGATTTATAATCTGAGTATTGATGCTAAGAGTCAGATGAGGAACAGATAATGCTAATGATCTCCCACTAGGATCATATCCCAGAAGTATCAACTCTTGGGAAAAGTTACAATTAACAATTCCCTTTTCTCACATTGACTCTCTAGTGTTTAATAGTGTCATATagttataatttatcatttttgttaGATTATAGGTTGGAAGCAAGGCTGGGATAGATCTTATTATAACTCTGGTGAATTTCATGTCAAGCTATATAAGAATTCAGAATTTTAGGAAACTTTTAGACCTGCATTAAAGGAACATTCTAAAGTGATTTCAcaccagagattaaaaaaaaaaaaacagaaaaaattgtGTGCAATATTTGaacaatttttttctccttgacaTATATTAACTGTATTTTAGATGCcatgatatatttatatagcagtagtacttgaaatattttaacatGCAGGCTGCAGGAAGGTTTCAACTGGTTATTATCATAACCCCATGAAAAGTTCCTAACAAGTAGAATAAGTTAATGACTTTATCTAactctataaaaaaagaaatattgaggAATAATATAGAGATATGTCACTTAATGTGAAAAAGTTTACTAGTTGTTGTTTGCTTAATCTATAGAGTAATTAAAAATCATGTTCTGGTTCAAGGTCACAATTTAGGAAGATCCACAACTCTGATTGCAATAATATAGCAAAATGcatcatattttctctttatcttaaaACCAAATTTATTGAACTATAATTTACATGTGGTAAAATTCTACATACTAAGAATTTTCTCAATATCAATATAGGTGAAGTTCTTCTGTTTGGGTATAGGAAACCATGGTAATCTGGACTGGAGTATTTGAGTTCCAGATACCAATGTATCTGCAGATTTGTTATGTTGACCCATCAGATACCAAccatacatattattttttaacacatgTAGGTTGCATGCTTGAAAACCCAAGTTTTGCTTCAGGAATATtggctttttaacttttttttaaatataaatttatttattttaattggaggttaattactttacaatattatattggttttgccatacataaacatgaatccgccacaggtatacatgtgttcccatcccgaacccccctccctcctccctccccgtaccatcctaGAAATCAGCTGTTCACAAGTTATATTACCTGCACTGGGGTTTGATACAGAAGCTACTTATGTTCATTCTTCTAAATTTTTGTATAGAAATAATTTATGATGTCATCAGTTTTATTGCAGATCTTTGAAGAACTCGTCAAATAgaaatttaattgattttaacttttaaaagtagcTAATTAGAGAAAGTAATGGACAAAGACAGTGTGagatatatatggcttcccataaatgtttttaaaaaggaaataagaaagctGTCAAGGACTTTCTAGTCTCAGGAGCTATCTTAGGTCCCACAGATATGGCAGTAAAATACAAGCATTGGGTAACCTTTATGAACATTACAGCAGATAGTACATTTTGGACAGTAAGCATGCGAGTACACACTGAAAACAATAAATGGCATAGTAGGAGGCACACTGGTTTGAGCAATGTAACAAAGCATGGAATTTTGTTCTTAACTCAGATTTTAAGCTCTGGTAAGGATTTTGAAATAAGAGAATCATACATCCATTCGGTGTAACAAGCAATGACTAGATCTAAAATATCATGCTCATGTTATGTCTGGTCACAAAAACTTTCTTCTGTCAAGCATTTTCTTCAGGGCAACATTGACATCTTTATTCCTGAGGCTGTAGATCAGGGGATTCAGCAATGGCACAACAATAGTATAAAACACAGAGGACACTTTCCCTTGGTCCATGGAGCTCACAGATGATGGCTGCAGGTACATAAATGCTTCAGATCCATAGAAAATAGCAACAGCTGAGATGTGGGAGCTGCATGTGCTGAAGGCTTTGGACCTGCCCTCCGTGGAATGAATGTGGAGGATGCTGGAAATGATGAAGATGTAGGAGCTGAGGATGGTCAGGATCGGGGCAAAGATGTTAAGTGAACCAAAGCATAGAACCAGTAATTCATTGACATAGGTGCTAGAGCAGGAGAGTTTTAGGAGAGGCAGAAGATCACAGAAATAATGGTTGATCACATCAAATTTGCAGAAATGAACCCTAAGCATGCAGCCTATGTGAGAGAATGCACATACCAGTCCCATCCCATACACTCCACAAATGAGGGAGAAACAGGCTTGATGGGACATGGTAATATTATACAACAAGGGGCTACAGATGGCAACATAGCGGTCATATGCCATTGCAGCCAACAGGTAACACTCTGCAattataaaaacaagaaagaaaaagagctgaGTCATGCATTCAGGATAGGAGATGATGTTCTTCTCTGTCACAAAGCTCACCAGCATTTTTGGGGTAATGACAGTGGACTGACAGAGGTCAATGAAGGACAAGTTGGTGAGGAaatagtacatgggggtgtgcaggtgAGAACTGAGCCCAATCAGTGTGATCATGACCAGGTTTCCCACCACCGTGACCACATAGATTcctaggaagaggaggaaaaggggcagcTGGAGTCGTGGCTGTTCTGTGAGCCCAGCGAGGGTGAACTCAGTCACTGAGGAGTGATTTTCTGCTGCCATTTCCATTTATGTAGTCTCTGGAGGGGAAAGAGTAAAACACTTTAATTGGAGGGAATtcattacattctttttcatttggaaTAGAGTGCTCCATATAAATGATTCACAGTTTTGGCATCCTTTCCACCTACATAATCACTTAAGTCTGGGTCTATTTATGGAAGGAAAGTACATCTACATTCAATACTTGCAAAGCCTCATTTTcaactataataaatatattttctattaaagCATTTAGCCATGTTTATAACCATAAAAACATGcatggcagctttattcataacaatgaaaattggaaacaattcaaatttatgtccatcaactgatgaatagatGAGTAAGTCGTACTATAATACACATACTATAATGTACATAGTCAAACTATGTACATACATAACCATACGCATatccacatatatacatgtatgtatgtgcatatataaacatatacagcAACATATAGAGATGGTGTCTATAGATGGGATTTAAAGTGTGGCAGTCTTTTAATTCATCATCCTCAGCCACAAACTGCCTCATCCATCTACCCTATGATGTCATGTCAGTATTACCATTTTCTATTTGTGCCataaaaatcaaccctgaatattcattggacaggattgttgctgaagctgaagttccaatacttttgccacctgatgcgaagagctgactcattggaaaagaccctgatgctggaaaagagtgaaggctaaaagagaagcaggcagcagctgtctgtctttttttttttttcacatgaaatAGTCCTACcatctctctttgtctctgttgTGTTGTAAatatgttctcttttcttttccatcttacTTAAGTTAGAAATCATCATGCAAACATTCTCCAACACCTTGTAATTGATTTGACTTTCCCActttacattcagaaaactgttaTTTCTAAACAGCACATTTTTAGATTTGAGATATATTTTAAGTCAGTTGATGCATTGAATCATACTTATTCTCCTCTGTATAGCAAGTAAATTGCATAGTGTTTAGGACATAGGGGGATACAAATGGGATTTTATAAGTAATTCCATACACAAATGTATGAGAATATTTACCTGAATTTTCATGGTATTATTTCCAGACTTATAGTCTCAAGCCACAGATGTGAGTTTAATACACTCACCTTTCTTCTTGCTGGAAATCTCAATACCAAATTTTGTTTGCAACATGCTTCCTTTGACTCAGAAGATAGCTCTGTATTGGTGTCAGGAATGATAGGTACCCAGCTTTCTGCTGTCTTTAGTGTTGAGAGGGCTGGCACAGCCCCTTTTGAAGCTGGTCTACATCACAGGTCAGCATCTCTAATTCTAAGTCTTCAGTGTGTGTTTCTTCAGCCTCAAGGTAGCAAACATCTGCACCTTTCTCAGTTCTCCCCTGAGTGGTTGTGATCACTGTGCTATGAAGGTGTGTCGTGGATTTCGTATAAGCCAGGCAGTAAATAACATGGAGTCAAATACTCTCCAAGGACTTCCTTTTCTCAGAAGACAAGCTCTTGAGAAAGAAGCAGTTGCAGTTGACATGTCCCCAGTTGTCTAACTTTTTTCCTTCAAGAGGAATTCTCTGTCAATCCTGAACTCAACAATTAGTGACCAAGATTTCTTCACAGGATCAACTGgagattttttcaaaataaaatcctCAACCAGCATCAGATCCTTCTCAGGAGCATTTGGGATTTTGAGATTCTGCATCTCATACAAGCTCCCGGCCAGTTCTAGTTGTTCCTAGTCCACTCTGTGAATAAAAGGTTTTAGAGGATTGGGCAACATTCTGACAAGTTATCTTAATGTTAAAATGGCAACAATTCTTAATATGATCAAGTAAATCATTTATGCTTGCAAAAATGTATTTAACTCATTTTACATGTAAATACAAAAACACATATTAATTCAAAGTCCAATCTATATGTTATTGGATTTAAAGTTATGGGGTAAGAATTCAGAATATTGActtaatttttgattttttagGTGCTCACTATTAATGATTCTAGTGCTAAgctacatatataaaacattttattaggcACTTATGTTTCATGTTTCCTCTCTTcttatatattgtattttcactttttgttctaaaacaggaaaattggaaacatacTTAGAAATGattgaatcaaggtaaattgcacACTCAAGTCAGGAGAAATCTTATAGTTAAATATAAGaagactcatttttattttttaccagtTTATACTTTTGTTacattgaaagtaaaagtcactcagttgtttctgattctttgtgaccccatggactatgagtccacggaattctccaggccagaatactggagtggttagcctttcccttctccccgggatcttcccaacccagggatcgaatcc from Bos indicus x Bos taurus breed Angus x Brahman F1 hybrid chromosome 29, Bos_hybrid_MaternalHap_v2.0, whole genome shotgun sequence carries:
- the LOC113886248 gene encoding olfactory receptor 8G1-like; translated protein: MEMAAENHSSVTEFTLAGLTEQPRLQLPLFLLFLGIYVVTVVGNLVMITLIGLSSHLHTPMYYFLTNLSFIDLCQSTVITPKMLVSFVTEKNIISYPECMTQLFFFLVFIIAECYLLAAMAYDRYVAICSPLLYNITMSHQACFSLICGVYGMGLVCAFSHIGCMLRVHFCKFDVINHYFCDLLPLLKLSCSSTYVNELLVLCFGSLNIFAPILTILSSYIFIISSILHIHSTEGRSKAFSTCSSHISAVAIFYGSEAFMYLQPSSVSSMDQGKVSSVFYTIVVPLLNPLIYSLRNKDVNVALKKMLDRRKFL